One window from the genome of Leptospira broomii serovar Hurstbridge str. 5399 encodes:
- a CDS encoding SMP-30/gluconolactonase/LRE family protein has product MKLNHNFIISILISCVIGCNPEKIKIGGAYQLGDIPPGILEVEAKEDPFLNGLKVEMTDLPGHDDLIFDSEKKLGYASSMDGWIWKLDWARGKSSQWLRPPVNPAGMQYSDSNKNKILVCASRLGGEPYEETDRVGLYEVEIATKKLKPLVLDLPKTEKEEFEKVYTSSERRPILLRDLTSANSRPFSLCNDLAVSADGNRIYITEPFERPAASMGSGAVPEAIGLYPHGKLWMYDRKTESVSLVLNGFTFVDGILLEENPSGMEESVIFTETSKFRILRAFISGKNEGKSEVLFENLPGLADGLERDEKGRIWTGIIKRRSGLINFVHGNPWMKSVLLPLPQWILPISKKTGFLVLDTKAEKALYYSLHDGSKIRDISVAVPFGGRVYFPSFDRSSRGLYSLAVPELKLAE; this is encoded by the coding sequence ATGAAACTAAATCATAATTTTATTATATCTATCCTTATTTCGTGTGTAATCGGCTGTAATCCGGAAAAAATCAAAATCGGAGGAGCGTATCAGTTGGGAGATATCCCGCCGGGTATCTTAGAAGTAGAGGCAAAGGAGGATCCGTTTTTGAACGGGTTGAAAGTGGAAATGACCGATCTGCCCGGTCACGACGATTTGATTTTTGATTCGGAAAAAAAGCTGGGGTATGCGTCGAGTATGGACGGCTGGATCTGGAAACTGGACTGGGCTAGAGGAAAGTCTTCTCAATGGTTGCGTCCTCCCGTAAATCCTGCCGGCATGCAATATTCCGACAGTAACAAGAACAAGATTTTGGTCTGCGCCTCTAGATTAGGAGGAGAGCCCTACGAAGAAACGGATCGGGTCGGTCTCTATGAGGTTGAGATCGCTACCAAGAAATTAAAACCTTTGGTATTGGATCTCCCGAAAACGGAAAAAGAAGAATTCGAAAAAGTTTATACATCCTCCGAAAGACGGCCTATTTTGTTAAGAGACCTAACTTCCGCCAACTCCAGACCGTTTTCCCTTTGCAATGATCTTGCCGTATCTGCGGATGGAAATCGCATCTATATCACCGAACCGTTCGAAAGACCGGCAGCGTCAATGGGGAGCGGCGCGGTACCGGAAGCGATCGGCTTGTATCCTCATGGTAAACTTTGGATGTACGACCGAAAAACAGAATCCGTCTCGTTGGTCTTAAACGGATTCACTTTCGTAGACGGAATCCTTTTGGAGGAAAATCCCTCTGGGATGGAGGAGTCGGTTATTTTTACTGAGACTTCCAAATTTAGAATTCTACGAGCTTTTATCTCAGGTAAGAACGAAGGAAAATCGGAAGTTCTCTTTGAAAATTTGCCCGGTTTAGCGGATGGCCTCGAACGGGATGAAAAAGGACGAATCTGGACCGGGATCATTAAGCGAAGATCCGGACTTATCAACTTTGTTCATGGTAATCCTTGGATGAAGTCCGTCCTTCTCCCTCTTCCGCAGTGGATTTTGCCGATCTCTAAAAAAACGGGCTTTCTCGTTCTGGACACGAAAGCAGAGAAGGCTTTATATTACTCTTTGCATGACGGTTCCAAGATTAGGGACATTTCCGTCGCTGTTCCCTTTGGAGGAAGAGTCTATTTTCCTTCTTTCGATCGATCTTCGAGAGGATTGTATTCCCTTGCAGTCCCGGAGTTGAAACTAGCGGAATGA
- a CDS encoding DoxX family protein produces the protein MELIVLLARILFGAIFIVAGPGHFSSERIAHAAQLGVPFASIAVPLSGIIAFFGGLSIVLGFKATWGAWLIVLFLVPVTVMMHQFWNVTDPTAVRIQQAMFMKNLAMLGGALLITHFGSGPFSLKE, from the coding sequence ATGGAATTAATTGTACTGTTAGCACGAATTCTTTTCGGGGCTATTTTTATCGTTGCGGGACCGGGACATTTCTCTTCGGAAAGAATTGCACATGCCGCGCAACTAGGGGTCCCGTTCGCTTCCATCGCGGTTCCTCTTTCGGGAATTATCGCATTTTTTGGCGGTTTGAGTATTGTTCTTGGGTTTAAGGCAACCTGGGGCGCATGGTTAATCGTGTTATTTCTCGTACCAGTCACGGTTATGATGCATCAGTTTTGGAACGTTACCGATCCTACGGCTGTCCGTATTCAGCAGGCAATGTTTATGAAGAATCTTGCGATGTTAGGCGGAGCTTTGCTAATTACTCATTTCGGATCGGGACCTTTTAGTTTAAAAGAGTGA
- a CDS encoding TIGR04388 family protein, protein MDFMIRKGRYIRHDSIPERLMSCSMLSIYFWVLFFPLSTLFSQNLNNYPTFVAPQFQQQNLDQVVSLANQSNSLNNWEAISGQGLSAIKSNWENASALEIESLVSSITSSPNSGTSLQDYQNAVSAYLWAQENNAETQWLNQVDSQLSNARDNFINGQLAINISNSTTQNQQLVVTSSGNVNSAIANSADYRTALNTGLQSFSDSLTALQRTYEQQLSSLNQTDAQYKTNLLQLQSYENTVKQGMQTSVSQLQTSLQTTALFYNTKPNGTPNWNSMNQSGLDLQNLITSLSQGLANGSPLSALANQMVSYLQAQETQAQNNATYWSQKATPYNLSLTGTVLDGEQVLNGLQDLYNYGNWVSSANPVIGAIKGFIDGGSNNQDPTLINYLYGNDFNSNNYSILKINSADFKGYNTAYTNYSVYPIQTGYAGNDLYYSSAGYNAFDFNATGLGFLGGFVLQTGFFAEDKFDYSINIQLQDKNALSNSQVWSGFQNNLSTELNSWNSITSSISSWEGQISAYQAQYATWHAQAAIYTDSLQQSYSTGVANLNSQEHNWQNGLLASFQVINTNPVASSSTDSLKSSFLDSVSPKITQVLLPSDNSVLSPAAQAPVIDQSSLNNTLSIFQQSLMGASNIALENQLNRQAIDENKNAIQQIATSLGSNAVVDSHGNIVYTTSIEDGHARLKAGGDATNASDYEAATVKQNIFLSSPATIKIAAAGDLFQTWNTDSVISQNQANLDSFNVSYNSTINSLNSQVAALNSLNAKNDKAFQDAAQAAASFASDQKSLAQALFQGGNFESWVKGQIQDKVNTAMATAIANATGMSPDMAAQLVSWFEKKQADKKAKAKARTQEITSGLVTVASIAASFIAGPEMMAVGQAALQAVQGYESGGVEGALVGAVSGAAGAYARKVGVNVNVAYNSKTGFSGGLGIGSSEANIGANFSQHGSTSFSLGTKAGNINFNPNTGFSGSVNVWGTEGGQGLMVNVGQHTGPSLTYQNTDEASGVGGSVTIDGKGNTTVAATYRNATVVSATGNLHNPSSFGNLALNDNFNNDLNQNLAMKRADENLTAGRAELTAGRNAIAETGNEPQKEILNNENASAADQHGVLATLAKAGEFLTDPSSASTWLGRTTQDVVGSFLGSTGLGASDSNGFIDKNTGKYVQRTCFTAGTLIRTKDGLKGIEKIQVGDYVLSINENSGKLSYQRVKQLFVREVQSVNKLTYENGYEVTTTSNHPFYLRGRGFTEVKNIGSDERSVTVASIRNSHLIQSRSNVSIGASLASIGSESSRSNSASWSNEYNGTLGISKIEEVKEKTKVYNFEVEYNHTYFVGIDGVLVHNDCIFPNLESARGQEHVAAVRDLENKYRWIKNEITGSDTETLNSFGDYKSKLNNIDSLIAAHGSELSPSERNTLTNEVLYRRTFLANEQGGQFVDISGRAIDPNRVSDVNIANGSGDHDWLTTNKGKEVAVHPADGVPAGIEHPPFDPMDLIPLGRLASGIKGLFNFGFKSLSKEGTEKAAAQGAKEAEKAVTAAAKEGEAGGLNLFKWNDPTSTNPSGWKQGDRFLLLPNKGNPRANWEQNYSRLREEMVKGKPIYESFVDSFGNLKPTKSGSFLNAERYTLRTRGWTYDPLQKAWLPPKQ, encoded by the coding sequence ATGGATTTTATGATTAGAAAAGGGCGATATATTCGTCATGATTCCATTCCTGAAAGGCTTATGTCATGCAGCATGCTCTCAATCTATTTTTGGGTTCTCTTTTTCCCGCTTTCTACCCTTTTTTCCCAAAACCTTAATAATTACCCGACCTTCGTAGCCCCTCAGTTTCAACAACAAAATCTTGATCAAGTTGTCAGCCTAGCAAATCAGTCCAATTCTTTAAATAACTGGGAAGCAATTTCCGGCCAAGGACTCAGCGCTATTAAGTCAAATTGGGAGAATGCTTCAGCTTTAGAAATAGAATCGCTCGTCAGTTCGATTACCTCAAGCCCTAATTCCGGTACGAGTTTACAAGATTATCAAAATGCGGTTTCGGCTTACTTGTGGGCACAGGAAAATAATGCCGAAACACAATGGCTAAATCAGGTTGATTCCCAACTCTCTAATGCACGTGACAATTTTATTAATGGTCAGTTAGCGATTAATATTTCGAATAGCACGACGCAAAACCAGCAGCTGGTAGTTACGAGTAGCGGAAATGTGAATTCAGCCATTGCAAACTCTGCTGATTATAGAACTGCACTTAATACTGGATTGCAAAGTTTTTCCGACTCTTTAACTGCATTACAAAGAACTTATGAGCAACAATTATCATCTTTAAACCAAACCGATGCGCAATATAAGACGAATCTACTGCAATTGCAAAGCTACGAAAATACTGTAAAGCAGGGTATGCAGACTTCGGTTTCACAACTTCAAACTTCCCTCCAAACTACAGCTTTATTCTATAATACCAAACCAAACGGAACTCCGAACTGGAATTCGATGAACCAATCCGGATTAGATCTGCAAAACTTGATTACTAGTTTAAGTCAGGGTCTCGCGAATGGAAGTCCGCTCTCGGCACTTGCAAATCAAATGGTCTCTTATCTTCAAGCTCAAGAAACTCAGGCACAAAATAATGCCACTTATTGGAGCCAAAAAGCTACTCCGTACAATTTATCGCTAACCGGAACTGTTCTCGATGGGGAGCAGGTATTAAACGGGCTACAAGATCTATATAATTATGGGAATTGGGTATCCTCTGCAAATCCTGTTATCGGAGCTATTAAGGGTTTCATCGATGGTGGAAGTAATAATCAAGACCCCACGTTGATTAACTATCTGTACGGTAACGATTTTAACTCGAACAACTACAGTATTTTAAAGATAAATTCAGCAGATTTTAAAGGATACAATACTGCTTACACGAATTATAGTGTATATCCCATCCAAACAGGCTATGCTGGCAATGACCTTTATTATTCTTCAGCAGGTTATAATGCATTCGATTTTAATGCTACAGGTTTAGGGTTTCTCGGCGGTTTTGTTCTTCAAACGGGCTTCTTCGCGGAAGATAAATTTGATTATAGCATTAATATTCAGCTTCAAGACAAGAATGCATTATCGAATTCGCAAGTTTGGAGTGGGTTCCAAAACAATTTAAGCACCGAATTAAATAGTTGGAATTCAATCACTTCATCAATTTCAAGTTGGGAGGGACAAATTTCTGCCTATCAAGCACAATACGCGACTTGGCATGCACAAGCAGCTATCTATACTGATAGCTTACAGCAATCCTATTCTACAGGAGTTGCAAATCTAAATTCTCAAGAACATAATTGGCAAAATGGCTTATTGGCTTCCTTTCAAGTCATTAATACTAACCCTGTGGCAAGTAGTTCCACGGATTCTTTAAAATCCTCCTTCTTAGATTCGGTTTCTCCTAAGATTACACAGGTACTTTTACCTTCCGACAATTCCGTTCTTTCTCCGGCTGCCCAAGCGCCAGTGATAGATCAAAGTAGTTTAAACAATACTTTATCTATTTTTCAACAATCTTTAATGGGTGCGTCTAACATAGCTTTAGAAAATCAGCTGAATCGACAAGCGATTGATGAGAATAAAAACGCTATTCAACAAATTGCAACTTCACTTGGGAGTAACGCGGTTGTCGATAGCCATGGAAACATTGTCTATACTACTTCGATAGAAGATGGACACGCTCGATTAAAGGCGGGTGGCGATGCAACAAACGCGAGCGACTATGAAGCAGCCACTGTTAAACAAAATATATTTCTTTCCTCGCCAGCCACAATTAAAATTGCAGCTGCGGGAGATTTGTTTCAAACTTGGAATACAGATTCGGTAATTTCTCAGAATCAAGCTAATCTTGATTCATTTAATGTTTCGTATAACTCTACAATTAATTCGCTAAATTCTCAAGTAGCAGCATTAAATTCTTTAAACGCAAAGAATGATAAAGCTTTTCAGGACGCGGCTCAGGCTGCCGCTAGTTTTGCTTCCGATCAGAAAAGCTTAGCTCAGGCATTGTTCCAGGGTGGAAATTTTGAGTCCTGGGTTAAGGGACAAATCCAGGACAAAGTGAATACCGCAATGGCAACAGCTATAGCCAACGCAACTGGAATGTCTCCGGACATGGCAGCTCAACTCGTAAGTTGGTTTGAGAAAAAACAGGCGGATAAGAAAGCAAAAGCCAAAGCTAGGACACAGGAGATTACTTCCGGACTTGTGACAGTCGCAAGCATAGCAGCGTCATTTATCGCAGGCCCAGAGATGATGGCAGTAGGGCAAGCTGCATTACAGGCGGTACAGGGCTACGAAAGCGGAGGGGTGGAAGGAGCACTTGTCGGAGCGGTGAGTGGGGCAGCAGGAGCTTACGCAAGGAAGGTCGGTGTAAACGTTAATGTTGCATATAATTCCAAAACAGGTTTTAGCGGTGGCTTGGGAATAGGCTCTTCTGAAGCAAATATTGGGGCGAACTTTTCACAACACGGAAGTACATCTTTTTCATTAGGAACGAAAGCTGGTAATATAAACTTTAATCCGAATACGGGCTTCAGCGGTAGTGTAAATGTTTGGGGAACAGAAGGCGGACAGGGCCTCATGGTTAATGTCGGCCAACATACTGGTCCAAGTTTAACATATCAAAATACGGATGAAGCTTCAGGAGTAGGCGGATCAGTTACTATCGACGGTAAAGGAAATACAACGGTAGCGGCAACATATAGAAACGCTACAGTCGTTTCAGCCACAGGGAATCTTCATAACCCAAGCAGTTTTGGAAATTTGGCACTAAACGACAATTTTAATAATGATCTAAACCAAAACTTGGCGATGAAGCGAGCGGACGAGAATTTAACGGCTGGACGTGCAGAGTTAACGGCCGGTAGAAATGCCATAGCAGAAACGGGAAATGAACCTCAGAAAGAGATCTTAAACAATGAGAATGCGAGTGCAGCAGATCAGCATGGAGTCTTGGCGACTCTTGCCAAAGCGGGAGAGTTTCTAACCGATCCTAGCTCGGCGTCTACTTGGTTGGGAAGAACAACTCAGGATGTCGTGGGTAGCTTCCTTGGTAGCACGGGTTTAGGTGCGAGTGATAGTAATGGGTTTATAGATAAGAACACCGGCAAGTATGTTCAGAGGACTTGTTTTACGGCAGGGACACTCATTCGGACCAAGGATGGCTTAAAAGGGATAGAGAAAATACAGGTAGGAGATTATGTATTATCGATCAATGAAAATAGTGGTAAGCTCTCTTACCAGAGAGTAAAACAATTATTTGTCCGTGAAGTTCAATCTGTTAATAAACTCACGTATGAAAATGGCTATGAAGTAACAACGACATCTAATCACCCGTTCTATTTGAGAGGTAGAGGGTTTACCGAAGTTAAAAACATAGGTTCGGATGAAAGGTCCGTTACAGTAGCGAGTATCCGTAATTCGCATTTAATCCAAAGCCGTTCGAACGTTTCGATTGGAGCATCCTTAGCATCGATCGGTAGCGAATCTTCCCGATCTAACTCAGCGTCTTGGTCGAACGAATATAATGGAACCCTTGGGATTTCTAAGATAGAAGAGGTTAAGGAAAAGACTAAGGTTTATAATTTCGAGGTCGAGTATAATCATACTTACTTCGTTGGAATAGACGGTGTGCTTGTTCACAATGATTGCATATTTCCTAATTTAGAATCCGCTCGGGGTCAAGAGCACGTAGCTGCAGTTAGAGATTTAGAGAACAAATATAGGTGGATTAAAAATGAGATTACGGGTTCGGATACTGAAACCCTTAATTCTTTCGGAGATTATAAATCCAAATTAAACAATATAGATTCTCTAATAGCCGCACACGGTTCGGAACTTTCCCCAAGCGAACGGAATACACTTACAAATGAAGTTCTGTATCGTAGAACGTTTCTTGCGAACGAGCAAGGTGGCCAGTTTGTAGATATTAGCGGTCGAGCTATTGATCCGAATCGGGTTTCAGACGTAAATATTGCCAATGGTAGTGGAGATCATGATTGGTTAACCACTAACAAAGGAAAAGAAGTGGCCGTTCATCCCGCGGATGGGGTTCCTGCCGGTATAGAACATCCCCCTTTTGACCCGATGGACTTGATTCCTCTAGGTCGCCTTGCCTCCGGAATTAAGGGACTATTTAACTTTGGTTTTAAATCTCTTTCTAAGGAAGGAACGGAAAAAGCTGCGGCGCAAGGAGCGAAGGAAGCTGAAAAAGCTGTTACCGCAGCCGCTAAGGAAGGTGAAGCAGGTGGCCTTAACTTATTTAAATGGAATGATCCTACTTCAACGAATCCATCTGGTTGGAAACAGGGGGATCGTTTCTTACTTCTTCCAAATAAAGGAAATCCAAGGGCGAACTGGGAACAAAATTACTCGCGGTTACGAGAAGAAATGGTAAAAGGTAAACCAATATATGAATCATTTGTTGATAGTTTTGGGAATTTAAAACCGACAAAATCAGGTAGTTTTTTAAATGCAGAAAGATATACTTTAAGGACAAGAGGTTGGACTTATGATCCGTTACAAAAAGCCTGGCTGCCACCAAAACAATGA
- a CDS encoding glycosyltransferase family 39 protein, with protein MTVQFLQKLFSKIITLFLFSIIVTALFRFLNSEQSNIINASIQAMSVDPPLVTKWIYRDSFYFLLGYGVWISLILVTLKFLSKFNLLFDDKIVTTALVLISISMALMLRDIPDVFYDSRKRNVIIAFLVIFSIALVFKGSFIQELSRRVARILNEKYAILVGLIVLLGLLQRLLALQFDDGLLQSGDDPKTFYESAINLYENGIRPNLGFSPGMSYFLFACFKIFGIGQLIPKILLALIGMLGLFCSIETARIFIKSKFAGIAAGVFYLTSSHYVSFSNQLWNENLFNPLFSIFIYINLVALRKSGIKYIILQILITVFAGICFSLLRSWFPLVFLVFLAGYCFESRNGNILRKAQLILIALLFCFSYLSPRFLGGQDDSLIATNNSQVNFVIGNNPYSQGTYTRHWVTFVAESKLDVNSKEMANYLMQIYKKNPELVFTNLYKKLMLWFVGAGGPRPLGNYYQHPLLISQYFYRISISLLLLVGLIRLIKHKKFILPSAYLSILFVHLVFFVDYRFTLTAMPIQAVLVPFGIIVMANIIKKKIAT; from the coding sequence GTGACAGTTCAATTCCTTCAAAAATTATTTTCCAAAATCATAACACTATTTTTATTTTCCATTATAGTTACAGCGCTCTTCAGGTTTTTGAATTCAGAGCAATCAAATATTATAAACGCAAGTATTCAGGCAATGAGCGTCGATCCACCCTTGGTTACAAAATGGATTTACCGAGATTCATTTTATTTTCTACTGGGTTATGGAGTTTGGATCAGTCTTATTCTTGTTACTCTTAAATTTCTAAGCAAATTCAATCTGCTATTCGACGATAAAATAGTAACGACGGCGTTGGTGCTCATTTCTATAAGTATGGCTTTAATGCTTCGCGATATACCCGACGTTTTTTATGATTCGCGTAAAAGGAACGTTATTATCGCTTTCCTTGTAATATTTTCGATTGCTTTGGTATTTAAGGGAAGTTTTATCCAAGAATTAAGCCGCCGAGTAGCCAGAATACTGAATGAAAAATATGCGATTCTTGTGGGTTTAATAGTTTTATTAGGTCTCCTGCAAAGATTACTTGCTTTGCAATTTGATGATGGGTTATTACAGAGCGGAGATGATCCTAAAACTTTTTATGAGTCGGCAATTAATCTCTACGAAAATGGAATTAGACCCAATTTAGGATTTAGCCCAGGTATGAGCTATTTCCTTTTTGCCTGCTTTAAAATTTTCGGAATCGGTCAGTTAATTCCCAAAATACTTTTGGCATTGATCGGCATGCTTGGGCTATTTTGTTCAATCGAGACAGCAAGAATATTTATAAAATCTAAATTTGCAGGTATAGCAGCAGGAGTATTTTACCTTACCTCAAGTCATTATGTTTCTTTTTCAAATCAGCTATGGAACGAAAATTTATTTAATCCTCTATTCTCGATATTCATTTACATAAATCTGGTGGCACTCCGTAAGAGCGGTATAAAATATATTATATTACAAATTCTAATTACGGTCTTCGCTGGTATTTGCTTTTCATTACTTAGAAGTTGGTTTCCCTTAGTGTTCTTGGTATTTTTGGCTGGCTATTGCTTCGAATCTCGTAACGGAAACATTCTTAGAAAAGCCCAACTTATCTTGATCGCGCTTTTATTTTGCTTCTCTTACTTATCTCCACGATTTCTCGGAGGACAAGACGACAGCCTGATTGCTACGAATAACTCTCAAGTGAATTTCGTGATCGGAAATAATCCGTATTCGCAAGGAACATATACTCGACATTGGGTAACGTTTGTAGCGGAATCTAAGTTGGACGTAAATAGCAAGGAGATGGCTAATTACCTCATGCAAATATATAAAAAGAATCCGGAATTAGTTTTTACAAACCTATATAAAAAGCTTATGCTATGGTTTGTTGGGGCTGGAGGTCCAAGGCCGCTCGGAAATTATTATCAGCATCCATTGCTGATTTCTCAATATTTCTATAGGATCTCGATCAGTTTGCTTTTGCTAGTGGGTTTAATTCGGCTAATCAAACATAAAAAATTTATTCTCCCTTCGGCTTATTTATCCATTCTATTTGTTCATTTAGTTTTTTTTGTGGATTATCGATTTACTCTTACTGCCATGCCTATTCAGGCGGTGTTAGTTCCTTTTGGAATAATAGTTATGGCGAATATTATTAAAAAGAAAATAGCGACTTAA
- a CDS encoding M24 family metallopeptidase codes for MPVQTEKGFLSRLSSRISRYRSESIKTPNDEEKEGFRKAQRLAYQCVTEIEKEMQEGWTEIQTVKRMDTFLRDHGVRVFLHRPFAWFGEHARFDGFKRYTQFHPSKKRLTSSESFILDVSPVVDGYIGDIGYSSSLGEHPELNSGMEYLLKLRNEIPGYFTSSMSASEIWWKIDREAKQNGFDNVHSLYPFAVLGHRIYKVNLPNISFPLLPISFASWFSFQGSFEFLSHKVLPELLTPDHEGDKTGLWAIEPHLGKGKTGFKFEEILVVEKERAYWLDEDVPHVKKVRKLQVAK; via the coding sequence ATGCCAGTACAAACAGAAAAAGGATTCTTATCCAGATTATCCTCCAGGATCTCTCGATATCGCTCCGAATCAATCAAGACTCCGAATGATGAGGAGAAGGAAGGTTTTCGAAAAGCTCAAAGACTTGCCTATCAATGTGTTACCGAGATCGAAAAGGAAATGCAGGAAGGATGGACAGAGATCCAAACCGTAAAACGTATGGATACTTTTTTAAGGGATCATGGAGTAAGGGTATTTTTGCACCGGCCTTTTGCCTGGTTCGGAGAGCATGCAAGATTTGACGGTTTTAAACGGTACACTCAGTTTCATCCCAGTAAAAAAAGATTAACTTCAAGCGAGTCCTTTATCCTGGATGTTTCTCCCGTAGTGGACGGATACATCGGAGATATAGGCTACTCCTCCTCTTTAGGCGAACATCCTGAATTGAATTCCGGAATGGAATATCTTCTGAAGCTTAGAAATGAGATTCCCGGGTACTTCACCTCTTCTATGAGTGCATCGGAGATTTGGTGGAAAATCGATCGAGAAGCCAAGCAAAACGGCTTTGACAACGTGCACTCATTATATCCGTTCGCGGTTTTAGGACATCGAATATATAAAGTAAATCTTCCTAATATATCCTTTCCTTTATTGCCGATCAGTTTTGCCAGTTGGTTTAGTTTTCAGGGATCTTTCGAATTTTTAAGTCATAAGGTCTTACCGGAACTTCTAACTCCCGATCATGAAGGGGATAAAACCGGCTTATGGGCGATCGAACCTCATCTCGGCAAAGGTAAGACCGGCTTTAAGTTCGAAGAGATCCTAGTCGTGGAAAAAGAGAGAGCCTATTGGCTGGACGAAGATGTTCCTCATGTAAAGAAAGTTAGGAAATTGCAAGTAGCAAAATGA
- a CDS encoding CopG family transcriptional regulator yields the protein MEQDTGEKVRKFMKKKIKYTDAPSSISSSIKSSVVVEDFLPPPNKLILKEENSKVTIILSKKSISFFKDQSKKSGIPYQTMIKKVLDLYTDHYSK from the coding sequence TTGGAGCAGGATACTGGAGAGAAGGTAAGAAAATTTATGAAAAAGAAAATAAAATACACTGATGCGCCGTCTTCAATTTCTTCGTCTATAAAGTCTTCAGTCGTTGTTGAGGATTTTCTGCCTCCTCCAAATAAGCTTATTTTAAAGGAGGAAAATTCGAAGGTTACGATAATTCTTAGTAAAAAGAGCATTTCATTCTTTAAGGATCAATCTAAGAAATCTGGAATTCCATATCAAACAATGATTAAGAAAGTCTTAGATTTATATACTGATCATTATAGTAAGTAA
- a CDS encoding helix-turn-helix transcriptional regulator: MDFPRKDILYLWNSRVIFATNAMQTDFHEHYAATLAVSLKTNICIETDKGKEEYRVALVAPNTYHRTVSPGVEMVSLLIDPETYEYGAISEFIGTGKVKRLEISAFLPLMERLWELYYGNLNDAQAWELHLDLLQCVYPFRKLEKKIDERVKKIAHKIRTELPDSIRMKEIGKDFSISEDRLIRLFKENLGIPLRRYLLWVRVMRTVKLLKEGKNLTEAAHFAGFSDSAHFTRTFKENFGFVPSFFFGNLKSIEVRFCESEGFGS, from the coding sequence ATGGACTTTCCTCGTAAAGACATTCTTTATCTATGGAACAGTCGCGTGATATTCGCCACGAATGCAATGCAAACCGATTTTCATGAACATTATGCAGCTACCTTGGCGGTTTCATTGAAAACGAACATATGTATTGAGACCGACAAAGGTAAAGAAGAATATAGGGTTGCTTTGGTCGCACCGAATACTTATCATCGAACGGTTTCCCCCGGAGTGGAGATGGTATCTTTGCTGATCGATCCTGAAACGTACGAGTACGGAGCTATCTCCGAATTCATAGGAACAGGAAAGGTTAAACGATTGGAAATTTCCGCGTTCCTTCCTTTGATGGAAAGATTGTGGGAATTATATTATGGAAATTTAAATGATGCTCAAGCTTGGGAACTCCATCTTGACTTGTTGCAATGCGTATATCCTTTTCGAAAATTGGAAAAGAAGATAGACGAAAGAGTCAAAAAGATCGCGCATAAAATTCGAACGGAATTGCCGGATAGCATTCGGATGAAAGAGATAGGCAAGGACTTTTCGATTTCCGAAGATCGACTGATTCGTCTCTTTAAGGAAAATTTAGGAATTCCTCTCAGAAGATATCTATTATGGGTCCGGGTTATGAGGACGGTGAAACTTTTAAAGGAAGGAAAAAATCTCACCGAAGCTGCGCACTTCGCGGGGTTTTCCGATTCTGCGCATTTTACCCGCACGTTTAAGGAGAATTTCGGATTCGTGCCCTCTTTTTTTTTCGGTAATTTAAAATCGATCGAAGTCCGATTCTGCGAATCCGAAGGCTTCGGCTCTTAA
- a CDS encoding BrnT family toxin, with the protein MDFEWDSTKNDENLRKHGLDFFEAQRAFLDARRVITIDEAHSSENEKRYFCFGLVDSFVATVRFTYRNHKIRIFGAGYWREGKKIYEKENKIH; encoded by the coding sequence ATGGATTTTGAGTGGGATTCTACGAAAAACGATGAAAACTTGCGAAAACATGGTTTAGATTTTTTCGAAGCCCAACGAGCATTTTTGGACGCCAGACGAGTAATTACTATTGATGAAGCTCATTCGTCTGAAAATGAAAAGAGATACTTTTGTTTCGGATTGGTTGATTCGTTCGTGGCAACGGTAAGATTTACATATAGAAATCATAAAATTCGGATTTTTGGAGCAGGATACTGGAGAGAAGGTAAGAAAATTTATGAAAAAGAAAATAAAATACACTGA